From a single Lolium rigidum isolate FL_2022 chromosome 7, APGP_CSIRO_Lrig_0.1, whole genome shotgun sequence genomic region:
- the LOC124676784 gene encoding methionine aminopeptidase 1B, chloroplastic-like has product MAVRFPSMELNRSPPLLSGGKGKTCLQKPFIVQAKRSGGLEANTRSRAPQVSEQLKKRAPLARGTVSPALPVPRHIPRPPYVGSKKMPEIASEMQMHDKETIVHMRAACELAARVLENAGKLVKPSVTTDEIDKAVHKMIIDAGAYPSPLGYGGFPKSVCTSVNECMCHGIPDSRELQDGDIINIDVTVYLNGFHGDTSKTFLCGEVDEASKRLVKVAEECMLRGIAACKHGVSFKKIGRRISDHAERHGFGVVEQFVGHGVGRAFHAQPIIYHQRNNMPGQMVEGQTFTIEPILTMGKDSIECDMWDDGWTALTTDGSMATQFEHTILITKTGAEILTKC; this is encoded by the exons ATGGCGGTCAGATTCCCGTCCATGGAGCTAAACCGCTCGCCGCCGCTCCTCTCCGGTGGAAAAG GCAAAACATGCCTTCAGAAGCCTTTCATTGTCCAAGCAAAGAGGTCAGGGGGATTGGAAGCAAATACTAG GTCGCGAGCACCGCAAGTTTCTGAACAACTCAAGAAAAGAGCTCCGCTGGCACGTGGGACTGTTAGTCCAGCGCTTCCAGTACCACGCCACATACCTCGGCCTCCTTATGTTGGTTCAAAGAAAATGCCAGAGATAGCGAGTGAGATGCAAATGCATGACAAGGAGACCATCGTCCACATGAGAGCTGCTTGTGAGCTTGCTGCTCGTGTTCTTGAAAATGCGGGAAAATTAGTCAAA CCCTCTGTAACAACAGACGAAATTGATAAAGCAGTGCACAAGATGATCATTGATGCTGGAGCCTATCCATCCCCGCTTGGATACGGTGGGTTTCCGAAAAGTGTATGCACATCAGTGAATGAGTGCATGTGCCATGGTATTCCCGATTCACGAGAACTACAG gatggtgatattattaacatTGATGTCACTGTCTACTTGAAT GGTTTTCATGGGGACACCTCTAAAACTTttttgtgtggagaagtggatgAAGCCAGTAAACGTCTTGTGAAG GTTGCTGAAGAGTGcatgcttagaggcatagcagccTGCAAACATGGTGTGAGCTTTAAGAAAATTGGCAGAAGAATAAG TGATCATGCGGAGAGGCATGGATTTGGCGTTGTGGAGCAATTTGTTGGGCATGGAGTTGGCAGAGCATTTCATGCACAACCAATTATATATCACCAGC GTAACAACATGCCAGGGCAGATGGTGGAAGGGCAGACATTCACAATAG AGCCGATCCTGACGATGGGGAAGGACAGCATCGAGTGCGACATGTGGGACGACGGGTGGACGGCGCTGACGACGGACGGCAGCATGGCGACGCAGTTCGAGCACACCATCCTGATCACCAAGACCGGGGCAGAGATCCTCACCAAATGCTAG
- the LOC124670587 gene encoding probable metal-nicotianamine transporter YSL17, which produces MEPSTPPAGRGLRLEEEERPSMERVFEGEPVPSRSETITLRSVAVSIALGCMLSIVAMKLALTSGFAPSLAIPAGLLGSFLPRVWIRLLDRCETSQIPFTRQENTVIQTCVVACTSIAFSGGFGTYILAMSSSAAEGSIGNDANNVEEPNVGRMVVFLLLTSFAGMFAIMPFRNSLIIHHRLTFPSGTATAHLINTMHTPQGAKQNSKQVAMLLKTFCGIVAWSIFQWFFAGGQNCGFRTIPTFGIMAYRLGFSFNFSMTNVGVGMFCPYKITISMLAGSLISWGLIWPYIETKAGDWYPKGLDNDNISGINGYRVFIGISMILADGLLHMLSILIRTLYTMSKQEDNPQPMQNAGGQPFQCLNDILDRTTHSFDDRRRMQVFLRDRIPSMAPIMAYVFTSVISTVVIPHLYTQLRYHHVAFAYIIAPLFAFCNAYGNGITDLNIATTYGKIAMLIFSSWVGLKDGGVVAGLAACAIIASNVSTASDLMQDYRTGYITLTSPHTISISQIAGTALGCVINPVIFWVYYKVFNAGAHDDSNSMGPYAKVYRGIAMLGMTENGLPTHTMLICKIFFALALSLSVLREVAACRGWRVRRFIPSTIAMAVAFFAPPTITIAMVMGSALIYLWGRSDRNDMQMMSPAVACGLICGDGFGSLVSLMLTLLKATPPICIMFLSRELNVSLDAFLAAKATSS; this is translated from the exons ATGGAGCCGTCGACGCCCCCGGCCGGCCGGGGCCttcggctggaggaggaggagcgcccgtCGATGGAGCGGGTGTTCGAGGGAGAGCCCGTGCCGTCACGATCGGAGACGATCACGTTGCGGTCGGTGGCCGTGAGCATCGCGCTGGGGTGCATGCTGAGCATCGTCGCCATGAAGCTGGCCCTCACCTCTGGCTTCGCGCCCTCCCTCGCCATCCCCGCCGGCCTCCTGGGTTCCTTCCTCCCGCGCGTGTGGATCCGGCTGCTCGACCGCTGCGAGACCTCCCAGATCCCCTTCACCCGCCAGGAGAACACCGTCATCCAGACCTGCGTCGTTGCCTGCACCAGCATCGCCTTCAGCGGTGGGTTTGGGACGTACATTCTGGCGAtgagcagcagcgccgccgagGGCAGCATCGGGAACGATGCCAACAACGTGGAAGAGCCGAACGTGGGCAGGATGGTCGTGTTCCTGCTCCTCACCAGCTTCGCCGGCATGTTCGCCATCATGCCATTCAGGAACAGCCTCATCATCCACCACCGGCTCACGTTCCCCAGCGGCACGGCCACCGCGCACCTCATCAACACCATGCACACTCCTCAGGGTGCCAAGCAAAACAGCAAGCAGGTGGCGATGCTGTTGAAGACTTTCTGTGGGATCGTCGCGTGGTCCATCTTCCAGTGGTTCTTCGCCGGCGGCCAGAACTGCGGTTTCCGGACGATCCCAACGTTTGGCATCATGGCGTATCGACTAGG GTTCTCTTTCAATTTCTCCATGACTAACGTCGGCGTCGGGATGTTCTGCCCGTACAAGATCACCATCTCAATGCTCGCTGGGTCCTTGATTTCGTGGGGGCTCATATGGCCGTACATCGAGACCAAGGCGGGTGACTGGTACCCCAAGGGCCTCGACAACGATAACATAAGCGGCATCAATGGCTACCGGGTGTTCATCGGGATATCGATGATCCTCGCCGATGGCCTCCTGCACATGCTGTCAATCCTTATTCGGACCCTCTACACGATGAGCAAGCAAGAGGACAACCCGCAGCCGATGCAGAACGCCGGCGGGCAACCGTTCCAGTGCCTTAATGACATCCTCGACCGGACTACGCACAGCTTTGACGACCGCCGGAGGATGCAGGTCTTCCTCCGGGACCGGATCCCCAGCATGGCTCCGATCATGGCGTACGTGTTCACGTCGGTCATCTCCACCGTCGTCATACCGCACCTCTACACCCAGCTGCGGTACCACCACGTCGCCTTCGCCTACATCATCGCGCCGTTGTTCGCCTTCTGCAACGCGTACGGCAACGGCATCACCGACTTGAACATCGCGACCACCTACGGGAAGATCGCCATGCTAATCTTCAGCTCGTGGGTGGGGCTCAAGGACGGCGGCGTGGTGGCTGGGCTCGCCGCATGCGCCATCATCGCGTCCAACGTCTCCACGGCGTCCGACCTCATGCAGGACTACAGGACGGGCTACATCACCCTCACCTCGCCCCACACGATCTCCATCAGCCAGATCGCCGGGACGGCGCTCGGCTGCGTGATCAACCCCGTCATCTTCTGGGTGTACTACAAAGTGTTCAACGCCGGCGCCCACGACGACAGCAACTCCATGGGCCCCTACGCCAAGGTGTACCGCGGCATCGCCATGCTTGGCATGACCGAGAACGGGCTGCCCACCCACACCATGCTGATCTGCAAGATTTTCTTCGCGCTCGCGCTCTCCTTGAGTGTGCTGCGGGAGGTCGCGGCGTGCAGGGGGTGGCGTGTCCGGCGGTTCATCCCGAGCACCATCGCCATGGCCGTGGCCTTCTTCGCGCCGCCCACGATCACCATAGCCATGGTCATGGGGAGTGCGCTGATCTACCTGTGGGGGAGGTCCGACCGCAATGACATGCAGATGATGTCGCCGGCGGTGGCCTGTGGGCTGATCTGCGGCGATGGGTTCGGCTCGCTGGTCTCGTTGATGCTGACGCTGCTCAAGGCAACCCCGCCGATCTGCATCATGTTCCTGTCTCGAGAACTGAACGTGAGCCTTGACGCTTTCCTGGCAGCAAAAGCCACGTCATCGTAG